The DNA sequence taaaataaaataacaataaTTTAAAACAATCATGCATCGCACGAGTTATAAGCTAATAcctattatttttaaatattaacaaTTTAACATTGTTGACGTCAATGCATCAAAAATAAACTATCAACTTGTAATGCCTGTTTCGGGAAACATAAATGATAATCTTATCATTTAACTTTTAATCACTATTTTGGAAAATAAAAACGCGGCTGCTTATTCAAATTTTAATTCCTGTTTCGGAAAACGAAAACTATAATCGGTTATTACACTTTTAATAACTGTTTTGGAAAATATGCAAATAATATATTACCTCAAAAAGATTCACTTCGCTATTTATTTTTATTCCTGGCAAACGGGCGAAGAATTTTCCTTAATTACTCACAGGGACTAGATTTCTCATTATATATAGCGCCAGGCAGATGACATATAGCATCcagaaagaaagaagaaaacGCCTAACTATATAGCTAGAAAGAGAATATATGTATTCAGGAATGAGGTCAACATCAGCCTTATATCCGAGCTATCCTTATCACCAAAACCAGAGCAGTGATGAAAATCCATATCCAGGGTTTGCTGACCAACACTACGAACAATTTACTGGCCCGCTTTACAGCGTCGACCCTAGTTATTCAACCTCTGGAAGCTATTCGCTGCACCAGAACCAAATTCATAATTATGGTGTAAATCAGAGTTCAATGACAAATGATGGGCCCTTTTCTTATCCAGGGTTCACAAGTCATCCTCCACAAGAGGCCCTGACTTACCCAGTGCTTCAACCTGCAGCAACTCAGGTGCAAGAGCAGCAGGTCCTGGTGAAGAGAAATGCAGAAGAGGAAGATCTCCTAGTAAAGATGGAACCTCCCAAATCTCCAAATAGCAGGCCACGCCTAATATGGACTCCTGAGCTTCATGAACGTTTCATTCAAGCAGCCATGCAGCTTGGTGGTCTCTTCAGTAAGTAACTATTCCCTCGTTTCTCCAGTGGGCGCACACACACATGTACAAttaaatttgttttttttttcaagTCTTTCCCGGAATGtgtaaatttatatttttatgtgTCTGGATTAATCGTATTTTTATATTGTAGTTaattttaatccataattaaattTGTATTTCAAGGGTCTTATATACAAATTACGCAATCACGTTTTTGTGATAATTTTTTCTGGAAATGACAACTAAATTGTTGTTCAGGTAAAAGTTCTATAATTTACAAAAAAATGTCCTAAAAAAACTGCTTTATGTTTTATAGTAATTAGTAAGATTGAGAGTATTAAGCTTTTCTAACATTTGAATTTGAATTAAGCTAAATTTACTTGAGGctcataattattttatttattcttgattttCTCTAAATATCAATGATATTATCCAATCGGGCCCATGCTCTCTCCCCcccccctccctccctccctctgaGTCTAAAATACAAAATTATACAGAAAGAGAGTGCTAAACACACATTATATATTCAGATGGAGTATTAAGCAAGTACAATTTTGCCAATTGGAAGCTAACATGCATATCGACTTCACTTACTTATGAAACAGATTAGCCGGTactaaatttaaataaatatttaaaatatacttGCAGAAGCGACACCAAAGGCTATTCTGGGAAAAATGAATGTGAAGGGGTTAACAGCGGACCATGTGAAGAGTCACTTGCAGGTTTGGTCTTCTACTAGAACTAGTAATATACTACTGCATAAGTATATTAATGTACAGTTAAGTGTATTTAAGAAAACATACCAACATGGACTTCGGTTTTATTTCCTCCAACAGAGAATGCGAAAAAAGCTCTGGAACGATATATCTGCAGAGAAAATCATGGGTCATGGTATGATTATTTGCTCAATTTCTTCATAGTTTACATCAGTTCTTCATACATCCATATCGGAATACATAACTACTAACATAAATAAATGATACGAATGCATGCACTTTCACCTTGGCCCATAATATGACTTgcatttaaatttatttaatttaatctcaaatataaacatatatattcatCTTTTGTTTTGTGAATTTTTGTGTAAATAGCATTGATTGCATAATATGTTCTAGATATACTACTATTGGGACCTCAGTAAAGAAAGAACGTTTTAACATAACATGAGCAATATATATTAGTAACCCAACACTTTGTATCTTATGATTTTAGGCATCCAAGATAACGCAGATAGCCCTGCTCCACAAGTCACAGAAGTTGAAGCATTGTCAAGCTCCAGGCCAAAATTTGAATCAAACATTGGAAAATATGGAAAATGGCTTCGGAGTTATGAGGTACGTTTTCTTGTCAAAAACATGAGGCTTTTCTCGAAACTATGAGGCTTTGCCTTCTTACCAAAGTCCTTAAAGGGGTGAATATGTTATATTGATTCATGTCAATGGCTTTTACAGACTCCAAACTGCCAGCAGACTCTTGAAATTGCCCCAGGCGACGACCTTGCTGACTACTTCAACTTTGaagattttgatttattttagttAGTTCCATAGTTTATCTCAGATTTCTAGTCATATTATTGTCTGTCATACCGTCATTGCAAGAAAACTAATTTGAATTTTGTTCAAATAGTGAATTCTAGAGACAAAGTCTCTTCAAgcaatttttatttttataagataAACTTATCTTAAGATATGAGATTTCTTGCATGCTGAGTATCCATTTTGAGATATGGACATATTGACCCCAAGCACCCTTCAAATAAGTTATAAACAATGATTAGCTTGCGCCTCAGCACATGTGTACATACATTAACTCATACAtagttttctttttttttaatccCCAGGCTGATTGAACACTACAGGCAATTTATCTTAATAACTGCTTTCGAAAAGGTCTATTTGAAAAAGAAGCCAGTATGTAGCATTCAGATGGGATTAAGAATTTAAGATAGTACCATAATTTGCTTGATGTCACCCTAGCTAAAAACCACACAGTAGCAACTTACAAGGTAACTATGTAAGTGCAGCTGTGCACAATTTTGCAATATTCTTGCTTGATGCATGTTAAGCATATATCAACTGTAATCCTGTATCACTATCACCTACAGTTGCAAggaaaaaggattaattaataaGAACTGTAAAGTAGTCCACCCAGATCATAGGCCCATTAAGCAGAAATACCAACCATAACAAATGAAGTGCAACAAATAGGAATAGATGGGTTACTTGTAATAACCCAAAACAAGATAACTTTACCAAGTTCACCATCAAAACAATATGTATCACAAGACATCTATCCATATAATATCTTCCATACCATCAACTTGATGCTATCAATACCATTGAAACAAGACTAGTCCACTAGATTGAAATGAAACTTACCACTAGTAACACTACAAGTATTACTTTAATTTGAAAAAAATGAAGTATCATGGATTTAATAAATCTTATTTTATTCAAATTTGGAGTGACTAATTACTAAAATCTAAAAATTGATATTTAGAAGAGAAATCTCTGAGATATCAACACAATTTCTATTCAAAATGTAACAATACCTTAGCCCTTAGTTTTTCATGCCCTGTAGTTCCTCATGAAGTAAAGTGAGAAACCAGACAAGAAATTGACCGAATCACTGACACAGATTATGAGACCTTTCTCTTTCAATTTCATCTATGCATCAATGTCATTGATGTACTTGTACTCCCATGTGTATGATCAACTTGCACTCTTGTCAAATTTAGAGATTTGATTTGTACTTCTACATAATCTACTCCAAATATATATAATAAGCAAGTCTCAAAACAAGGCAGCAGCCCACTTATTAACAAAGTTTGTCACTAAACTTTCCATAAAACTCAAAGAAGTAACTTGTGATGGAAATGGAAACTAATGACAATAACATCAACAACCATGTGGATTTCATTAAGCTCTTACATGCCCAGAATCACGTGAATCGAGGCATTCGCTTGACAAACACTCAGCACATTAGGCATCAAAATCACATTGATAGCATAGCTTATTGCTTTGTTAAAGTCCTCATTTTGTTTATTTATTTCTCTAAACCTCTACGAGAAGTTTCCTTCTGTGTTAAAATTTTCACAGGCACTAAAGGAGGAGTGGTACAATGGAGCACTTATTTCTCCTTAATTGGATGGTTGGGAAAGAGATTAGTTGGAATTATGGGGCGAGAACACCTCATCTTTCATCCAATTCACTGAAACTATGTCTCCTTGCttataagaaaataatttttgacAATTGTTTCTTTTTCTAACACTGGCCCTCTCTGTGTGTGGGCAAGTCACCCTAAGAAGAAAAAAACTATGTTGATAATAATTTTTTCAGCTGTGAGTAGACGAATTCGAAAGAGTACTTGCTATTCTATACGGCTTGTTTATAAGCTACTTAGAAAGACTAGCTAATATACTGTATAGAGAGTTAGCATACAAGACTATAGGATACTGTGTGATTAAGCAAGTTTCAGAGGACTGAAGATAAGATTTTCTCATGCAAAAATCTAATTCATCCACCCCATAAAAATACCATGGGTACTATTTGGAGTTCCCTTGCCCACCAGTCCAACTAATCTCTTTCCTAATCATCCAACAATGAGAAAATCGGTGCTTCATGGTATCTCAATTTAGCTCCATACCTTCCAAGTTTAATCTCAATTTTctttttcaaataatttgcagtGTAGAATATATGGAACACAATAGTACATCTTTAAAGATATTCTTGGACTTTTgatttattttctgaatttttttgataaaataaaatgaataaagaAATCAGTTTTCCACTATTTATATTAAACAtaaaattatatccccaaaattaattaagggtgtttttatcccctaattaagataattaggcccaaaaataataattacggggaataattttaaaagcgataaaatataaaatttatatcaaaattccccaaaaattgcgaaaaattcaaaaatgcagaaatactgggtatttaaaatacaaatgattttataaaaataaaaacacgaattttgtgggctttgatgTCCCGGCGGGGTCCCGGTCTGTTggttttgaaaaacagaaacgatacttaaattaacagaaaCCCCCGAATacgcataaaatacattcaaataCACATAAACGAGATGAAACGAATACCTCGATAAAGATGCAAGTAAATACCGAGTCCAGATTACAGATTGATTCATATAAAGGCAGTTTAAACATATaataatcaatcgaaaaattttctggtcTGCACGGGAACACAAATAACAGCTATAACAtttaatatcatggcaataatcactttaaacttatataacacataatatttatttatttaacataaaatattcacataattttcccggatattacaggcacaccaaaacttggcatttggtaccctagagattctggcaACATTATATGTGAGCTCCAGTATAAGAATGTGCATCTCTACTCAAAAACTGGATTATTGCAAAGATGGGATCCTACAACATACAAGAAAAATTCAGGTCCTCCACAAAACATTACTCAAGTGTGCATTAGATTATCCAGATAAGGAACCTGAAGATGACATGGACATTCCCATTGCTATACAGTCAGCAGTGAAAATATCAATACCCATAAGGATCAACTTACACGCATTTGTTGAAAGGTTTGAAGATAGATATGACAAAGGATAGCCAGTATGATGAAGATGATAGCGATCTGCGTAGGATTTTCAATATTGTGAGTTACCACCGATGTAATTTGCAAAATTTAGGACATGAAAAACACAAGGAGTAAATATTGACCAAGAGGAGTAAATATTGACCAAGAAAATTTTGTTAACTCTTACCTAAAAGAACAAGTGAACAGCAATGTAAACACTAACCAACACAGAGTTGAATTCTGATTCATTCTCGATTATTGAAGTTAATCGTTGGAGCATGAACAATCACATAAATACCACTTTTAGGTAGATTGAAGGTTTAATCAATACAGTATGGGGAATCGCGTCAAATGTCATAAAACCTAGAAGTAGGACTGTCGGAGAACAGATAACTTACATGAAAAGTGCCAATCATTATCATATACTTGGCGATGAAAATTTATCAGGATAGGTACTTTAACCTCTGCGGATATGCTCGTGTCATCCTCTGTAGAAAGGGAAAAAAAATGCAACTGCATAAGACTGTCTTTTAAATTCCTAACAAATAAGAATGCCCCTTCTAGCACGTGACACAAAACTGTGTTAACGAATCTAACTTCACAATGAAGTATCCGGGCTGCCGCGgatgaagaaaaagaaaaaagaatatGCATAAAGAACCAGAGAACATAAAGAAGTACGTTGAGAATGATTTCACCATCAATATCAAACAACATTCTGCACATCAAGATGAATGCCCAAAAATGCAAAAAGATAAACACAGAATAACATACCGACAGTGTCAAGAGCCCGAAGAACCAAGTAGAAAATGCACACCTGCATAAAGTGAAACATAAATAAAGCAAGTCAATCGATGTTTGAGGTATAGAAATATAACTCATTAATATGATAATGACGTACATACAAAGGAGTCTACTGAATAGAAAAATGCCAAAATGAAAGTTTAGGCTTTGATTACTTGCTTGCCTAAAGTACACACATGGCTCCATGACCATTTTGGTGTATGATCATAGTCCAAACTCCAATATCTACATGTGAACAAATTTCTAGAGTTCATGAAAACAATATAGTAAGGTAATTGGTATAAGTTCTAACAAATGGGGTCAAACTAAAAAATTGGAAGTTCATTGAAGATTTTTTTTATCTCTCTATCCTTGGGTATCTATCCATCATACCATGACCACGTTATTTTCCATAACAAGACCACCTTCCAGATTCCAAAATGAATTAGATGATGTTCTTTGTGCTCATTTTCCGAAAAATGATAATTGTCAATATTTCTTCTACCTTTTGATAATTACTATGActtttcctttaatcaactacaTTTATCCGTGAATAAAATTGGCTTAAGAAATCAAACTTTATATATCTAAAGTCGGGGtgaagaaatatatatatatacacgaaCACACAGAACAACACCTTGCGCTGAAATATTTACATGTACAACATAGTTAAAAGTACATTGTAAATAACTACCCCAAAGAAAAAGAAAAGTATATTGCAAATTCATGCGTATATAATATACAACACATGCAAAGAGAAACATATAATATGACAAAGCTGTCTATCCAAATGACAAAATTAGAATCCTCGTGAAGATAAATAACCTAATCAAGAATGACAAAAAGCACAGAATGCCCTTAAAAATAAGTTTTGACAGCCTTGACCGTGTACTTATATACTACTACTATGCAACATTAGATCATACCAATACTCCAAAGTTAATTTAGCGAACTATATGACTCGAACCTAAATGGCCGGAGTGAGTTTCTCTAGAACACAACTAATCTCAAAAGGCCAAACTCGATATCAATCTGAGAACTATGAAATTTCAAAACTACAAACCACCACTATACCAAATGTTGCAATACACTAGTTCATAGATTTACAACCTAACTACACAAGGGCTTATCTACACAAATAACCTACAGCCCTTCATCCAATTAACGCATTTCAGACTCACTGATGGCGACAAAGGGGCATTTGAGTTCATCATAAAAGCTGCCAGGATAATAGATGACATTTTTCAACATCAGGCTGTCCTATTTTGCACACTAGCTGTTGGCCTGTCTAATAGCTCTGGTTCACAAGTCTTGTTGGAGAAGTGATTTAGGAGAGAAACCAAAGCAAATATTAACAGGCTACATTGAACTGCAGAACAATTCCACCCTAAGTTGATCGTAATTAATATTCATTATTCAGGAaaaatgtatatatgtataagcaaactaaaaaataatgaattttcaCCTTGAAGTTTTAGATGCAGGAAAATAAGACCCTAATAGACTTGAGCCTTAACAGGTGGGAACTGGGAAAGTTAAATATAAGGAATTGGACTGCAGTTTTGCTGCATTTCTATGAAAGCAGTCCAATGCCAAAAGAGTACCtgttttttataaaatatgtttATAATGTATATCATAGAATTAGTAGACACTAGTGCCTATTCCGACAGTCTGATATCAGTTCCTATATATAAGGCTTTGAATCTGTATGTACAGAAGATTAATTGTAGCTCCTGAGATTATGAGTTGGATATATCTGAGTGTTTATATAGATGCTCGCGCAGGAAGGACTTGTATGGAGTCTGGTCTCACATTGATGTTAATAACAGGATTCCGACCATCGGTCTCTTAAGTTGTGCTTAACAAGTTTTACTTGTGATAGGAATTTGAGTTGTGGAAGGGCAGTCTCACAGAGGACCCAAAGGCCGGAGGTAACTGGATTTATCAAAATGCAGCAACGCAGCACTTAACTCTACTATTCCTCATTCCTCAATCTCAAGAGTTGAAAACTTTCATAGTTAAAACTCGTATATAAAACTAGAAAAAAACGCTATACGTGTATACTCATATAAATCACCTAAATTCCCGATTCCAAATCGTACAACTTTAACTAGAATGCAACAACTTACACGCATCAATAACAATTCACTACACACCCCCACATTTAAATGCAATAACCTAAATTCCACATTCTAATTTACACATTTTCAACTAAATTGCAACAACTTTCACCATCAATAACAATTCACAAAATATACACATACAACTATAGAGATAAACATAAGCATGAGAACAAGCACATACAATACAATATAAAATAAGACAAGGATAAATCAAATCAAACAAAACTTACAGAATCACGAAGCTAAATTCCAGATTCTAATTTCATTTCAACATTTTCAACTAAATTACAACAACTAAAACGCATCAAAAAAATTCACAACACATACACATCCAACAACACAAATTCAAACACGAGCACGAAAACGATACGATATATGATAAGAAGCGGATAAATCCAATAGAATAAAACGTACAGCATCACGAAGTTGAGGACCGAGCTGTTGATACAAATCATCAGGATGCTTCAATATAGCTCCCAAACTTCCCATTCCTAACAAATTCAAGATTAATAAAAATCGAAATTAATTCGATTATTGAAATTACAGATGAGATTGCGATGTTATTTGATGATATAGTTTTTATTTACAGTGTATTGGTTTGATAAAATTAATCATATTTTGACTAAAATTAACATTTACTATATTTAAAATGATAAGATTTATGTTACTAAAATTACCAAAGTTCTTTCATATAAGATATATACAAAAATCTTCATTTAACTCTTACTCGGTTACTCCATAAAGTTAAATAAACTCCACGATAATGTTAAACGCATCAACAAGCAAAATAACAAGGCAAGGATGTATCAGCTTCTTGTAGCATCTAAAATTAAGTCCGGGCTAATGTTACATTACAAAATGAAATGAAAAATTGGATATGACCAATAGGCTGTTTTCGATACACTTTCAAAACTCGTACGTTAATCAAGACTTCTCTTGTCTCGATTTATTTAAATAACAAACTTTCTTAGTAAAATAGTACAACTAACTTTCTTAGTAATATAATACtgttaaatatataatatattttgtAGATAATTGTTAATTGATTGGTGTAGATTTAGTCATCTATATCTATGCCTATAATCTCTCCCTGTACATTGTTGTTAGGTAATTAGTTTCCTGTAAAGTAGGAGTTGATAGTGCTGATGTATGTTGTATATATTGTTACTTTGATTAATGAGAATAGGAAGGGAGATTTATATTCTAACATTTTGCTTGGAAGAATATTAAGGATATATGTTGCCATCTGTAATGCATGATGCCAAAACGAAGGGGGGAGAGATGCATGAGAAAGAAGTGTACGAGTGACATTATTTAGAGATCGGATTTTTCGTTCGGCTTTCCCATTTTGTGAAGAAGTGTAAGGACATGATAGACGAAAAGACATCCCACTCTTTTTACAAAAATCCCAAAAAAAAAACATTATCATATTCTTTCCCATTATCACAGTGCATATTTTTGACATTACGTTCAAATTGGGTGACAAcatgatttttaaaaatcataaactTCTCATAGACCTCTGACTTATGACCCAATGGAAAAGTCCACAAGAAGTTAGAAAAATCATCcaaaaataaaacataatattTATGCCCAGCAGAACTCAAAACTGGTGAAGTCCAAACATCACTATGAATaatgtcaaaaggaaaagaagTACTCGAATTAGATGGAACAAAAGGCAACTTAATATGTTTCCCAAACACACATGAACGACAAAGAGTAGAAGTAGATTTACTATTACAGTCAATGCATTTATTCATCCTAAGAGCTTGTAAAACAGGAGCACCCGGATGACCCAATCGATCATGCCAAAGCGATGAAGA is a window from the Apium graveolens cultivar Ventura chromosome 1, ASM990537v1, whole genome shotgun sequence genome containing:
- the LOC141659853 gene encoding squalene synthase 10-like isoform X6; this encodes MICINSSVLNFVMLYWSLDYDHTPKWSWSHVCTLGKQVCIFYLVLRALDTVEDDTSISAEVKVPILINFHRQVYDNDWHFSYRYHLHHTGYPLSYLSSNLSTNA
- the LOC141659853 gene encoding squalene synthase 10-like isoform X3, which translates into the protein MICINSSVLNFVMLYWSLDYDHTPKWSWSHVCTLGKQVCIFYLVLRALDTVEDDTSISAEVKVPILINFHRQVYDNDWHFSYRYHLHHTGYPLSYLSSNLSTNAYISFQSFFRILCWRK
- the LOC141659853 gene encoding uncharacterized protein LOC141659853 isoform X5, giving the protein MNQNSTLCWLVFTLLFTCSFRSLSSSSYWLSFVISIFKPFNKCVYIVPELFSHSLLEEIKPKSMLVGRHYDYYGPIDPQWLDYKQQLLEVCRILRSSSEFRDHAIVFHVFCSF
- the LOC141659853 gene encoding squalene synthase 2-like isoform X2, yielding MGSLGAILKHPDDLYQQLGPQLRDAVCIFYLVLRALDTVEDDTSISAEVKVPILINFHRQVYDNDWHFSYRYHLHHTGYPLSYLSSNLSTNACKLILMGIDIFTADCIAMGMSMSSSGSHLCNNPVFE
- the LOC141659853 gene encoding uncharacterized protein LOC141659853 isoform X1, whose product is MICINSSVLNFVMLYWSLDYDHTPKWSWSHVCTLGKQVCIFYLVLRALDTVEDDTSISAEVKVPILINFHRQVYDNDWHFSYRYHLHHTGYPLSYLSSNLSTNACKLILMGIDIFTADCIAMGMSMSSSGSHLCNNPVFE
- the LOC141659853 gene encoding squalene synthase 10-like isoform X4 — protein: MICINSSVLNFVMLYWSLDYDHTPKWSWSHVCTLGKQVCIFYLVLRALDTVEDDTSISAEVKVPILINFHRQVYDNDWHFSYRYHLHHTGYPLSYLSSNLSTNACDSDTGLQLIYA